Proteins encoded within one genomic window of Aquarana catesbeiana isolate 2022-GZ linkage group LG03, ASM4218655v1, whole genome shotgun sequence:
- the TMEM256 gene encoding transmembrane protein 256, translating into MAMSGRVWGRVGAVSGALAVSLGTYRVHGCRSSNRDEYLKELFVTGNQYHFLHSLALLAVPHCRRPLLAGSLLTSGIVLFCGTFYYHAMTGNSTLTKAAPLGGTLLILGWATMAL; encoded by the exons ATGGCGATGTCGGGCAGAGTGTGGGGGAGGGTCGGGGCTGTGTCAGGGGCCCTGGCTGTCAGTCTGGGAACTTATAGAGTCCATG GATGCAGAAGCAGCAACCGGGATGAATACCTGAAAGAG CTGTTTGTAACCGGGAACCAATACCATTTCCTGCACAGCCTGGCCTTATTGGCTGTGCCGCACTGCAGGCGCCCTCTGCTG GCGGGATCTCTGCTGACATCGGGGATTGTTCTGTTCTGTGGGACGTTCTATTACCATGCCATGACTGGGAACTCCACTCTTACCAAGGCTGCACCTTTGGGAGGCACTCTTCTCATACTGGGCTGGGCGACCATGGCCCTCTAA